A portion of the Acidimicrobiales bacterium genome contains these proteins:
- a CDS encoding general stress protein: MSEIRQPDEIPPRLIATFPRYTEVQEAVDHLSDEGFAVSTVSIIWAGLRKVEYVTGRRTALTAARQGGLSGAYFGLFAGFLLSLFVELDEDVSVWSVVITWVLVAAAVGAAWSAFGHFMQRGRRDFSAVDRLEAERYELWIDEAQADRAVSILTAGGLMPPSAA; encoded by the coding sequence ATGAGTGAGATCCGCCAACCCGACGAGATACCGCCGAGGCTGATCGCCACGTTCCCCCGTTACACGGAGGTCCAGGAGGCGGTCGACCACCTCTCCGACGAGGGGTTCGCGGTGTCGACCGTGTCGATCATCTGGGCCGGGCTGCGCAAGGTCGAGTACGTGACGGGACGCCGCACAGCGCTCACCGCCGCCCGCCAGGGTGGTCTCAGTGGCGCCTACTTCGGACTGTTCGCCGGCTTCTTGTTGAGTCTGTTCGTGGAACTGGACGAGGACGTGTCGGTCTGGTCGGTGGTGATCACGTGGGTCCTGGTGGCCGCCGCAGTCGGTGCCGCATGGTCCGCGTTCGGGCACTTCATGCAGCGGGGCCGGCGGGACTTCTCCGCCGTGGACCGCCTGGAGGCGGAACGCTACGAGTTGTGGATCGACGAGGCCCAGGCAGACCGCGCTGTCTCGATCCTGACCGCAGGTGGTCTCATGCCGCCGTCAGCTGCGTGA
- a CDS encoding cyclic nucleotide-binding domain-containing protein: MRSIADLVAGTAVFAGLDAATLDAVAGCGRNVHFDASETIVQAGAPAEHFWILRRGRVDISISAMPSETTTITRLGPGDLLGASWVAAPYRVVFDASAVEPTDAVEFDASCLRARCEEDHTLGFVLYRNVAAVMRNRLHAARMQLLDLCDARDG, encoded by the coding sequence ATGCGCTCGATCGCCGATCTCGTGGCCGGGACGGCCGTCTTCGCCGGCCTCGACGCGGCGACACTCGACGCGGTCGCCGGCTGTGGGCGCAACGTCCACTTCGACGCCTCCGAGACGATCGTCCAGGCGGGTGCTCCCGCCGAGCACTTCTGGATCCTGCGGCGCGGTCGAGTGGACATCTCCATCAGCGCGATGCCGTCGGAGACGACCACGATCACCCGCCTCGGTCCCGGCGACCTCCTCGGGGCGTCGTGGGTCGCCGCGCCGTACCGGGTGGTGTTCGATGCGTCGGCGGTGGAACCGACCGACGCCGTCGAATTCGACGCCTCCTGTCTGCGCGCCCGGTGCGAAGAGGACCACACGCTGGGGTTCGTGCTGTACCGCAACGTCGCCGCCGTGATGCGCAACCGACTCCACGCGGCACGCATGCAACTCCTCGACCTCTGCGATGCCCGCGATGGGTGA
- a CDS encoding 4Fe-4S dicluster domain-containing protein, which translates to MDPSSELRDASFEPRAVAVLDITALGDLLDVLERDGRTVVAPVASGAVVTTDVVTSLAEVARGHDEQTPGRYRFTADGDAEVFGPTVPARGWKRWFHRESTVLIRGHRDDDGMRIESVDPEPEPLALFGIRACDLAGLAILDGVLAGGRYPDGSYATARADTIVVAAACTSAAATCFCASTRTGPRPGPGADVVLTPLGSDDAGFLAEALTETGERLLDSVAGRHRATGATIRAASELVLGAAAAQVRHLDPDDARRLPDQHPRWDDIASRCLTCGNCTLVCPTCFCTSVHDSSDLAGTTFERHREWASCFTLDFSEVHGGQVRSSTAARYRQWLLHKLVTWHDQFDSSGCVGCGRCITWCPTGIDLTVEVPMFAEVTP; encoded by the coding sequence ATGGACCCGAGTTCCGAGCTGCGTGACGCGTCCTTCGAACCCCGCGCGGTGGCGGTTCTGGACATCACCGCCCTCGGCGACCTTCTCGACGTCCTGGAGAGGGACGGGCGGACCGTCGTCGCCCCGGTCGCGTCGGGCGCGGTCGTGACGACCGACGTGGTCACGTCGCTGGCGGAGGTCGCCCGGGGACACGACGAACAGACGCCGGGCCGTTACCGGTTCACCGCCGACGGCGACGCCGAGGTCTTCGGCCCAACGGTCCCGGCCCGGGGGTGGAAGCGCTGGTTCCATCGCGAGTCCACGGTTCTCATCCGCGGTCACCGTGACGACGACGGCATGCGGATCGAGTCGGTCGACCCGGAGCCGGAACCGCTCGCACTGTTCGGGATCCGCGCCTGCGACCTCGCCGGGCTGGCGATACTCGACGGGGTCCTGGCCGGGGGCCGGTACCCCGACGGGAGCTACGCCACCGCCCGTGCCGACACGATCGTCGTCGCAGCGGCGTGCACATCGGCCGCGGCGACGTGTTTCTGTGCATCCACCCGCACGGGTCCGCGTCCGGGCCCCGGCGCCGACGTGGTCCTCACCCCCCTCGGCTCCGACGACGCCGGATTCCTGGCGGAGGCACTAACGGAGACCGGCGAGCGACTCCTCGACTCCGTCGCCGGGCGACACCGGGCGACGGGGGCGACGATCCGAGCCGCGTCCGAGCTGGTGCTGGGGGCGGCCGCTGCTCAGGTCCGACACCTGGACCCAGACGACGCCCGTCGTCTTCCCGACCAGCACCCCCGTTGGGACGACATCGCGTCGCGTTGCCTCACGTGCGGGAACTGCACGCTGGTCTGCCCCACCTGTTTCTGCACGTCGGTCCACGACTCGAGCGACCTGGCCGGGACCACGTTCGAACGGCACAGGGAGTGGGCTTCGTGCTTCACGCTGGACTTCTCCGAGGTCCACGGCGGCCAGGTCCGATCCTCGACCGCGGCCCGCTACCGCCAGTGGCTGCTCCACAAGCTCGTCACCTGGCACGACCAGTTCGACAGTTCGGGTTGTGTCGGGTGTGGGCGTTGCATCACGTGGTGCCCGACCGGGATCGACCTGACCGTCGAGGTCCCGATGTTCGCGGAGGTGACACCGTGA